A region of the Pseudomonas sp. A34-9 genome:
TGGGCTTCGTGCAGGGCCTGCGCGGCGAGCATGTCGAAGCCACGGCGGTTGGGCAGTTCGGTGAGGCTGTCGAGAATGGCCTGCGCCTGGATTTTGCTTTGATAGCGTTTGATCACGCGGTTGAGCAGCGCCAGCACAATCAGCGTCACCAGCAGGCAGATCAGCAGATTCAGGTACAGCGACTGACGAATCTCACTTAGCGCGCCGTCTTCGCGCTTATCAACAAACAGGTACCAATTCAGCTCCGGAATAAACCGTACGTTGAGGAAATGCCCTTGCCCATGGGCGGAATACTCGTAACTGCCACTGTGCGGTTTGGGCAATTGGCTGACCAGACTCTTCATGCTTTCGAGTTCGCCCAGACTTTGGCCGATGTGTGCGCTTTCAGGTCCGCCGTCGGCGCCGGTCAATACCAGTCGGCCGAAGGTGTCGACGAAATACACGCTGCGTTGATAGCGCTGTTGATACTTGTCGATCAGCTTGATCACCGCATCCACGGTCAGACCGACGCCCGCCGCGCCGATGAAGCGGTTGTGGTAATCGTAAACCTTGTAGTTGATGAAGAAGGTCAGGTTGTCCTTGTTGGCCAGATCCGGGTCAACGTTGATCTCGTACGGATCCTTCATGTCGCGCACGCGGAAGTACCAGGCATCGCGCGGCTCATCGACCTTGACCTGCTTGAGTACGCCTTTGGCGTGGTAGTAGGTGTGCGTGCTGTTGGAGACGAAGAACGCCGTGTAGGCGCCGTAATGGGTCATGACTTCGTCGAGGTAGCGGGTCATCTGCTCGGGATTCTGCTCGCCGTTGACCACCCAGTCGCGCATGAAGGTGTCGCGGGACATCATCGAGGAAATCAGGATCGGCCGGACGAGGTCTTTCTGGATTTCCGAGTAGACCGTGTCGGAGGTCAGCGGCAGTTCGGTGTTGACGATGTTGTCGCGGATCGACGCGCGGGAGGCGTAGTAGCTCAGCAACGATGTGGCGAGGAAACCGGCGCCGAGCAGGGCGATCAGCGTCAGTACCAGTGAGCGTTGCGAGTACAGGGGGGAACGAAGCGGCATGGCAGATCCGTTGGCAGTGGCCCGATGGCATGCATTCTAGTGGGATGGCCGGGAAAAGACTGCGGGATTTATGCCTGAAATGGCGGGGGATATGACGTTGACGGTGTGTCTGGAGGATCGCCCCCTCACCCCAGCCCTCTCCCGGAGGGCGAGGGAGCTAAATTGTGATGATTTCAAAACCTGAGTACGACGGGTTATCACTGAATGGCAGCCCTCTTACAGGCACCTCGTCAGTTCCCTCTCCCTCTGGGAGAGGGCTAGGGTGAGGGTTGGTTTCTGGATCAGCTCCGAGTTTCAAGGTAAGCCCGCCACCCGCCCAAATGGCTGATATCCAGCGCACCCTCCAGACCATACGGCTCACAGATAAACCCACTCTCCCAACGTCCGTCCGCCAATTGCACCTTGCCCAATCCAAGCGGTGCCGGAATCCCGGTGAGAAACGAGCCCAACTCACTGCTCGGCAACTCCCAGACTTCCACCGCAATCGCCACGCCGCCGTCCTTGACCCGTACCATCCCCGGACGCAGCGGTGGGCCGCCGGCCAACGCGTGCAGTTGATAGTCCGGTGAACTGAGCGTCGTCTCCAGCAAACGCCCACCCCGCTGCGTCAGTTGCCAGTTCAACGCCAACCCTTGCAAATGCGCGCCACACACCACGATGCGGGCGCGATCACTGCGTGCAACGTTCGCGGGCGTTGGCCGCGTATCGTCTTGCTGACGCTGCAGTGCATCGGCCACGCTCAGCAGATATTGATCGGTGAACGCCCGGCCAAACAGCGTCACGCCCCACGGCAAACCGTTGGCCATGAACGCGCTCGGCACGGCGACGGCGGCGTAGTCGAGCAGGTTCATGAAGTTGGTGTAGTAACCCAGTTCGGAGTTGCGCAGCACCGGCTCGGCGTGCAGTTCGGCCAGCGTCACCGGGCGGCCGATGGTCGGGGTGAGCACGCAGTCGAGGTCATCGAGGGCTTGATCGCACAGGGCTTTCAGGGTTTGCAGCCGATACCGCGCGCGGAAAGTCTGCACGCCGGTCACCGCCGGTGCCTTGGCCAGCACGGCACGGATCACCGGTAAAACTGCCTCGGGATTTTTCTCCATCAACTCACCCGCGACGCTATACCGCTCGGCGACCCACGGCCCTTCGTAGAGCAGGCGGGCGGCCTCAAAAAATGGCGACAGATCCAGTTCAACCGCTTCGCCACCCAAGGCCTTGAGCCGGTCGATGGCATCGGCAAACAACAGCGGCCCTTCGTCGCAACCGAAAAACTCAAGATCCTGCGCGCGCGGCACACCGAAACGAAAGGGGCGTGGCGCACCAAATGCCGAGCCATCATTCCAGCAAGGATTGCGGCGACTGTATTCGTCGCGCGGATCAAGTTTGGCGGTCAGCGCCAGCAACTGGCTGGCCTCACGCGCCGTCGCGGTGAACGTGGTCACGCAATCCAGCGTGCGGCAAGCGGGCAGCACACCCGCGGTGGAAATCAGGCCTTTGCTCGCCTTTAATCCGACCAGATTGTTCAGCGCCGCTGGCACCCGACCGGAGCCTGCGGTGTCGGTGCCCAAGGCAAAACTTGCCACGCCCAGCGCCACCGCCAGCGACGAGCCGGCGCTGGAACCGCCGGACGGATACTCCGGCAACACGCTGTTCGGGCAGGCGCCGTACGGCGAGCGACTGCCGTTGAGGCCGGTGGCGAATTGATCGAGATTGGTCTTGCCCAGCGGAATCGCCCCCAATGCAATCAACTGCTCGACAATGGTCGCCGAGCGTTGCGGCACATAAGCAAAATCCGGGCAGGCGGCGGTGGTCACAATGCCCGCCAGATCAATGTTGTCCTTGATCGCAAACGGCACGCCGTACAGCGGCAGGTTGTCGAGGTCGCGACCGTCAAGGTCGGCAAGGTAGGGCTCCAGCTCGGCGACGCTGAGAAGATGAATGAACAGGTGATAATCCGGGTTCAGCGCGGCGGCTTTTTCCCGTAGTTTCAGCAGCAGTTGACGCGGTGTGGTGTCGCCATTGCGATAGGCCTGGCGCAGAACATCGAGTTGCAGATTCATGAGTAGATCCTTATCCAATTGGCTTTAATCGAGTGCCAGCACCACGACCCGTTGTCCGGCGCGCACCGCCGAACCGGGCTGCACACGAATCTCGCGCACCACCCCGGCCATCGGCGCGAGTACCGGGATTTCCATCTTCATTGACTCGAGAATCACCAGCACATCGCCCGCTTCGACGCGGCTGCCGGCCTCGACCTGCACCTGCCAGAGATTGCCGGCAATATGGCTGTCGACGCTGTGTTCACCGCAGGCCAAGGTGGCGTCTTCGGTGGATGGCGCCACGGCTTCTTCGCTGTCGAAATGCGCCTGACCGCTGGCGATCCAGCGTTCGCGCTCGGCGTTGAACGCGCCCTGTTGCCGGGCGCGAAAGGCACTGATGCCTTCGGCTTCACGACTGAGAAACGCCTGATAATCGGCGAGGTTGAGCTGGCTGTGTTCGATGTTCAGATCGAAGCGTCCGAGTGGAAAATCGCGGCGGATGCGCAGCAGTTCTTCGGCACTGACCGGGTAAAAACGGATCTGGTCGAAGAAGCGCAGCAGCCACGGTTTACCGTCGAACGCAGCGACTTCACGATAGCGATTCCACATCTGCAACGTGCGCCCGACAAACTGATAACCGCCGGGGCCCTCCATGCCGTACACGCACATATAGGCGCCGCCGATGCCTACCGAATTCTCGGCGGTCCAGGTGCGCGCCGGGTTGTATTTGGTCGTGACCAGGCGATGACGCGGATCGAGCGGCGTGGCCACCGGCGCACCGAGGTAAACGTCGCCGAGGCCCATCACCAGATAGCTGGCATCGAACACCGTGCGCTGCACTTCGTCGAGGTTGGGCAGGTCGTTGATGCGACGGATGAACTCCAGATTGCTCGGGCACCACGGCGCGTCCTTGCGCACGGTGGTCATGTACTTCTCGATGGCCAACTGGCAGGCCGGGTCGTCCCACGACAACGGCAAATGCACGATGCGCGATGGCACTTGCAGGTCGTTGGCGGCGCACACCGCGTCCCACTCGCCGGCGATGATGCCGAGCAGATCAGCCAGCGGCAGTTGCTCGGGCTGGTAGTGGATCTGCAGTGAGCGGATGCCGGGGGTGAGGTCGATCACGCCGTGCAGGGATTTTTGTTCCAGCGCTTGCATGAGGGCGTGGGCGCGGAAGCGCAGGACCAGATCCAGCTCGGGAGCGCCTATTTCCAGCAACAGATGAGTATCCCCGGAGACCCGCGCAACAAGCCGCCGATCCCCCTGACCCAACGCCAACACCACAGGCGACACCAAACCCTGTGGGAGCGAGCTTGCTCGCGAATGCGGTGTGTCAGACACATCAATGTTGACTGACACGGCCTCTTCGCGAGCAAGCTCACTCCCACTGGGGAGATCCCATTGCAGGGCGAGATCGCGGGCGTCAGTGAGAGTGACGGGGATGAACTGGATTTTATCGCCCGCCTTGAGCTGCCCCAGTTGCCACAGATCCGCTTCGATCACCGTCACCGGGCAGACAAACCCGCCAAGGCTCGGGCCATCCGGGCCGAGGATCACCGGCATATCACCGGTGAAATCCACCGCACCGATGGCATACGGATTGTCGTGAATGTTCGAGGGATGCAACCCGGCCTCACCACCGTCGGCCCGCACCCATTGCGGTTTCGGCCCGATCAGCCGGACACCGGTGCGGCTGGAGTTGAAATGCACTTCCCACTGGGTTTGAAAAAAAGTGCCGATGTAGTGTTCCGTGAAGTATTCCGGCGCACCGTGGGGGCCGTAAATCACCCGAATCTGCCGCACCGCCGGCAACGCGGTGATGTGCTGTCCGGCCAATTGCTGACCAGCACTACGGTCAGTCAGCGCCGGGATATGCAACACATCACCGGCCCGCAACGCACGACCACCATGCCCACCAAACTGGCCAAGGGTGAAGGTGCTTTTGCTGCCCAGATAATCCGGCACCTGCAAACCGCCGCGCAGACACAGATAACTGCGTGCCCCGGCGCCGCTGATGCTGCCTAGATGAAGCGTCGCGCCTGCGGGGATCAGCAGTGCGGTATTCATCGGCACGCGTTCACCCTCAAGTGTCAAGGCAATCGGTGCACCTGTCACCGCGACCACTGCTGCGCAATTGAAGCGCAGCAACGGCCCGCTCATGGTGATTTCCAGCGCCGCCGCGCCTTCGGCATTGCCGAGCAGACGATTGCCCAGTCGCAGCGCACGACTGTCCATCGGCCCCGACGGCGGCACACCAACGGCCCAATAACCGAGGCGGCCGGGATAATCCTGCACGCTGGTTTGCGTGCCGGCGCTGAGCACTTCGAAAGTGTTGGCGCGATAGACCAGACCTTCCAGGCAACGGGTCCATGGCTCACCGCTGGCGAACGGAGCATCGAGGAGAATCTGCCGCAGGTAATCGCGGTTGGTTTCGACGCCGTACAACAGACTGGCGCCTAACGCTTGATGCAACTCGGCACGCGCCTGTTCGCGGGTCGGCGCCCAGGTGATGACTTTGGCAATCATCGGATCGAAGTACGGCGGAATCTCGCAGCCAGCCTCGACCCAGGTATCGATGCGCAGTTGAACGCCGTTGGCCGGGGGAAACTCCACCGCCGTCAGCAAGCCCGGGCTCGGCTGAAAATCGCGGCCCGGATCTTCCGCGTACAGGCGCGCCTGAATCGCATGGCCTTCAGGTTTCAACTGGCGATACAACTCGCTCAGCGGCGGCAAATCCCCCGCCGCCAACTCAACCATCCAGCGCACCAGATCCACGCCCCAGACCTGTTCGGTGACGCCATGCTCCACCTGCAAACGCGTATTCACTTCAAGAAAATAGAAACGCTGCGCCTCGCTGTCGAAGACGAATTCCACGGTGCCGGCACTGCGATAGTTCACCGCTTTCGCCAGTTTGATCGCCGCCGCACACAGCGCTTCGGCCATGCCGTCCGGCAGGTTTGGCGCCGGCGTTTCTTCGAGAACTTTCTGATTGCGCCGCTGCACTGAGCAGTCGCGCACGCCGAGGGCGATGACCTCACCACGACCGTCGCCGAACACCTGCACTTCCAGATGTCGGGCGCGCTGGATGTACTTTTCGATGAACACCCCGGCGTCGCTGAAATTGTTCTGACCGAGGCGTTTCACCGCGTCGAACGATTCACTCAATTCGCCGGCGCTACGGCACACGCGCATGCCGATACCGCCACCGCCAGCGGTGCTTTTCAGCATCACCGGGTAGCCGACCTGTTCGCCGGCGATCAGCGCGGCGTCGAGGCTGTCGAGCAGTTCGCTGCCTTCGAGCATGGGCACGCCGTGCTGTTTGGCCAGCGCGCGGGCGGTGTGCTTGAGGCCGAATACCTGCAGTTGCTCCGGCGTCGGGCCGATGAAGGCGATGTTTTGCGCTTCGCAGGCTTCGGCGAACGCGGCGTTCTCCGAGAGAAACCCGTAGCCGGGATGGATCGCCGTGGCGCCGCTTTGTCGGGCGATGGCGAGGATCTTGTCGACCGCCAGATAGGTGCCGGCGGCAGCGCCTTCACCGAGGCTGTGGGCTTCATCGGCGTGCAGGATGTGCAGGCTGGCGACGTCGGCTTCGGAATACACGGCCACGCCTTTGACCTGCAGTGAGGCGAGGGTGCGCAGGATGCGGCAGGCGATGGCGCCACGGTTGGCGATGAGGACTTTTTCGAACATGGCATAACCCCTGAAGGGGAAGCGGGCCGTCCCGCCGTTTTTCGACAGACATCCGGGCCGTCCCGGATGACTTAAATCCACGCTGCACCTGTAGGAGCTGCCGCAGGCTGCGATCTTTTGATCTTGAATTTTCAAAAAGCAAAATCAAGAGATCGCAGCCTGCGGCAGCTCCTACAGGGGAGCGGTTATTTGATGCACTGCCCGGAACGCGCCTGGCACAGGGCAAACAACCAACGGCGCAACCGGCTGATGTTCAGTTCCATACCAGCAGCTCCGCAGGTGTCGGGTTGTAGGCGTTGCACGGGTTGTTCAACTGCGGGCAGTTGGAAATCAGCACGATCACATCCATCTCCGCACGCAAATCGACGTACTTGCCCGGCGCCGAAATCCCGTCCTCGAAAGTCAGCCCGCCATCCGCCGTCACCGGCACATTCATGAAGAAATTGATGTTCGGCCCGATGTCACCTTTGCCCAGTCGCCCGTCATGGGCGCAGGCGCGCAGGTAATTGTCGCGGCAGCTGTGCATGTAGCGTTTTTCCAGGGCGTAGCGCACGGTGTTGCTTTCTTGCGCGCAGGCGCCGCCGAGGGTGTCGTGGCGTCCGCAGGTGTCGGCGACGATGGTCAGCATCGGCTGGCCGAGGTTGGAATACAAAACGCTGCCGGTGCTCAGGTAGACACTGTTTTGTCGGCGCAGCGTGCGCTGCACGTCGTAGCGTTCCTTGGGATTGGCGAGGCTGTAGAACAACGTATCGACGGCCTGATTGCCCTCAAGATCGAGGATGCGCAACGTCTGGCCAGCCTTGACCTCCATCAGCCACGGTTCACCGGCCGGGATTGTGGCGCGGTACACCGCTGCGTCGGGTTGTTTTTGCGAAGTGGCGATAGCAACTGACATGGCAGCGATCCTCAAGCGAACAAA
Encoded here:
- the uca gene encoding urea carboxylase is translated as MFEKVLIANRGAIACRILRTLASLQVKGVAVYSEADVASLHILHADEAHSLGEGAAAGTYLAVDKILAIARQSGATAIHPGYGFLSENAAFAEACEAQNIAFIGPTPEQLQVFGLKHTARALAKQHGVPMLEGSELLDSLDAALIAGEQVGYPVMLKSTAGGGGIGMRVCRSAGELSESFDAVKRLGQNNFSDAGVFIEKYIQRARHLEVQVFGDGRGEVIALGVRDCSVQRRNQKVLEETPAPNLPDGMAEALCAAAIKLAKAVNYRSAGTVEFVFDSEAQRFYFLEVNTRLQVEHGVTEQVWGVDLVRWMVELAAGDLPPLSELYRQLKPEGHAIQARLYAEDPGRDFQPSPGLLTAVEFPPANGVQLRIDTWVEAGCEIPPYFDPMIAKVITWAPTREQARAELHQALGASLLYGVETNRDYLRQILLDAPFASGEPWTRCLEGLVYRANTFEVLSAGTQTSVQDYPGRLGYWAVGVPPSGPMDSRALRLGNRLLGNAEGAAALEITMSGPLLRFNCAAVVAVTGAPIALTLEGERVPMNTALLIPAGATLHLGSISGAGARSYLCLRGGLQVPDYLGSKSTFTLGQFGGHGGRALRAGDVLHIPALTDRSAGQQLAGQHITALPAVRQIRVIYGPHGAPEYFTEHYIGTFFQTQWEVHFNSSRTGVRLIGPKPQWVRADGGEAGLHPSNIHDNPYAIGAVDFTGDMPVILGPDGPSLGGFVCPVTVIEADLWQLGQLKAGDKIQFIPVTLTDARDLALQWDLPSGSELAREEAVSVNIDVSDTPHSRASSLPQGLVSPVVLALGQGDRRLVARVSGDTHLLLEIGAPELDLVLRFRAHALMQALEQKSLHGVIDLTPGIRSLQIHYQPEQLPLADLLGIIAGEWDAVCAANDLQVPSRIVHLPLSWDDPACQLAIEKYMTTVRKDAPWCPSNLEFIRRINDLPNLDEVQRTVFDASYLVMGLGDVYLGAPVATPLDPRHRLVTTKYNPARTWTAENSVGIGGAYMCVYGMEGPGGYQFVGRTLQMWNRYREVAAFDGKPWLLRFFDQIRFYPVSAEELLRIRRDFPLGRFDLNIEHSQLNLADYQAFLSREAEGISAFRARQQGAFNAERERWIASGQAHFDSEEAVAPSTEDATLACGEHSVDSHIAGNLWQVQVEAGSRVEAGDVLVILESMKMEIPVLAPMAGVVREIRVQPGSAVRAGQRVVVLALD
- the atzF gene encoding allophanate hydrolase, coding for MNLQLDVLRQAYRNGDTTPRQLLLKLREKAAALNPDYHLFIHLLSVAELEPYLADLDGRDLDNLPLYGVPFAIKDNIDLAGIVTTAACPDFAYVPQRSATIVEQLIALGAIPLGKTNLDQFATGLNGSRSPYGACPNSVLPEYPSGGSSAGSSLAVALGVASFALGTDTAGSGRVPAALNNLVGLKASKGLISTAGVLPACRTLDCVTTFTATAREASQLLALTAKLDPRDEYSRRNPCWNDGSAFGAPRPFRFGVPRAQDLEFFGCDEGPLLFADAIDRLKALGGEAVELDLSPFFEAARLLYEGPWVAERYSVAGELMEKNPEAVLPVIRAVLAKAPAVTGVQTFRARYRLQTLKALCDQALDDLDCVLTPTIGRPVTLAELHAEPVLRNSELGYYTNFMNLLDYAAVAVPSAFMANGLPWGVTLFGRAFTDQYLLSVADALQRQQDDTRPTPANVARSDRARIVVCGAHLQGLALNWQLTQRGGRLLETTLSSPDYQLHALAGGPPLRPGMVRVKDGGVAIAVEVWELPSSELGSFLTGIPAPLGLGKVQLADGRWESGFICEPYGLEGALDISHLGGWRAYLETRS
- a CDS encoding sensor domain-containing diguanylate cyclase, with the translated sequence MPLRSPLYSQRSLVLTLIALLGAGFLATSLLSYYASRASIRDNIVNTELPLTSDTVYSEIQKDLVRPILISSMMSRDTFMRDWVVNGEQNPEQMTRYLDEVMTHYGAYTAFFVSNSTHTYYHAKGVLKQVKVDEPRDAWYFRVRDMKDPYEINVDPDLANKDNLTFFINYKVYDYHNRFIGAAGVGLTVDAVIKLIDKYQQRYQRSVYFVDTFGRLVLTGADGGPESAHIGQSLGELESMKSLVSQLPKPHSGSYEYSAHGQGHFLNVRFIPELNWYLFVDKREDGALSEIRQSLYLNLLICLLVTLIVLALLNRVIKRYQSKIQAQAILDSLTELPNRRGFDMLAAQALHEAQRETKPLTALLLDLDHFKALNDTYGHMAGDQVLIGFARDLQSCLRHADIVCRWGGEEFIVLLKDTDGDTGQKIAEKIRQHVEQHEYAYNGHRLNLTVSIGATTLQRDDTLHSLLSRADHAMYRAKQTGRNRTCVEMPHSTYA
- a CDS encoding urea amidolyase associated protein UAAP2 yields the protein MSVAIATSQKQPDAAVYRATIPAGEPWLMEVKAGQTLRILDLEGNQAVDTLFYSLANPKERYDVQRTLRRQNSVYLSTGSVLYSNLGQPMLTIVADTCGRHDTLGGACAQESNTVRYALEKRYMHSCRDNYLRACAHDGRLGKGDIGPNINFFMNVPVTADGGLTFEDGISAPGKYVDLRAEMDVIVLISNCPQLNNPCNAYNPTPAELLVWN